The following proteins are co-located in the uncultured Methanobrevibacter sp. genome:
- a CDS encoding phage terminase large subunit: MYDENGEFYLSARDKAILQKCVYENPYIPFNPFPKQAEMILATEKEVLIGGAAGGSKSTSLLMRALFYVQDDANEYHALILRRTLSDLKRKGALIHKASQWLNRKEIQNNQSIKPKWDGTEHSWTFPNGNSLTFGYLRNINDLDTYQGSEYQFIGIDELTQLERFKYIYMRSRVRKTKDNRLPTQLMASSNPGKRGNKWVRERFIEKIDTDIQDKSQIRFISSSYLDNIYLDRNDYEEYLMGLDRVTREQLMNGNWYASVKGQLFDESYFHIISHDEYMKIPIVRVIRYWDLAATEVLNDDKLRGSDPDYTAGVMLAKDLNGNIYILDSYEFQLESRNLINEILNTAARDKSDVQYIELDGSTGKNFGLLIIDELNRRGFTTGAGNSRENKIDRARRVSADIQKNGIFLVGKDRTGFTKKWAMEFLEKITAYPNEAIHDDCVVAFTGGYEKITAETQTQRVDVDRWYST, encoded by the coding sequence ATGTATGATGAAAACGGTGAATTCTATTTAAGTGCCAGGGATAAGGCAATTCTTCAGAAGTGCGTATATGAAAATCCATATATTCCCTTCAATCCATTTCCAAAGCAGGCTGAAATGATACTGGCAACTGAAAAGGAAGTCCTGATTGGAGGTGCCGCTGGAGGTTCCAAATCAACAAGTCTACTCATGAGAGCATTGTTCTATGTTCAGGATGATGCCAACGAATACCATGCATTGATATTGAGAAGAACATTATCTGACCTTAAAAGAAAAGGAGCATTAATACATAAAGCCAGTCAATGGCTTAACAGAAAGGAAATTCAGAATAATCAAAGCATCAAACCGAAGTGGGATGGAACAGAACATTCATGGACATTTCCCAATGGAAACTCACTGACTTTCGGATATTTGAGAAACATCAATGACCTCGATACTTACCAAGGTTCCGAATATCAGTTCATTGGTATTGATGAGCTGACACAGCTTGAACGATTCAAATATATCTACATGAGATCCAGAGTAAGGAAAACCAAAGACAACAGGCTTCCAACACAACTAATGGCATCATCAAACCCTGGAAAGCGTGGAAACAAATGGGTACGTGAAAGATTCATAGAAAAAATAGACACTGACATTCAGGATAAATCACAGATTCGTTTTATTAGCTCCAGCTATCTAGATAACATTTATTTAGACCGTAATGATTATGAAGAATATCTTATGGGATTGGATAGGGTAACAAGGGAACAGCTGATGAACGGTAACTGGTATGCCAGTGTTAAAGGTCAGCTATTCGATGAATCATACTTCCACATAATCTCTCATGATGAATACATGAAAATACCAATCGTTAGGGTTATCAGATATTGGGATCTTGCAGCTACTGAAGTATTGAACGATGACAAATTGAGAGGAAGTGACCCGGATTATACCGCAGGTGTCATGCTGGCCAAAGATCTAAACGGCAACATTTACATCCTAGACTCATATGAGTTTCAGCTTGAGTCAAGAAACCTGATCAATGAAATATTAAATACTGCAGCACGTGACAAGTCCGACGTGCAGTATATTGAACTCGACGGCAGTACAGGTAAAAACTTTGGATTGCTTATAATTGATGAGTTAAACCGAAGAGGGTTCACTACAGGTGCTGGTAACTCAAGAGAGAATAAAATTGATAGGGCAAGAAGAGTTTCAGCTGATATTCAAAAGAATGGAATTTTCCTGGTTGGAAAGGATAGGACAGGGTTTACGAAAAAGTGGGCAATGGAATTTCTGGAAAAAATTACAGCATATCCAAATGAAGCTATTCACGATGACTGTGTTGTGGCATTCACTGGTGGTTATGAAAAAATTACTGCAGAAACTCAAACTCAAAGAGTTGATGTGGATAGGTGGTATTCCACGTAA
- a CDS encoding competence protein CoiA: MLVALTEDGNRIYADEAQKKDQYGNRNKFYCPDCGSELTLKQGTKNIWHFSHKDGNTICIFRKGKKGESIIHQTMKKKIKEIIERDNEVIVSELEWKIGSRIADYYCELKVHFGNIRKVAIECVHQHNDIDEFRAKSKYYYDRDIYCLWIFNLTRFLDKDNSFKEEVRVNEIIKEAHTSYFGKVFALDIANEIIYAIHLSNILRETESVTLYDEWGDEYDVGGESYFLKGTKSPSPVLVNELKLNKFTRKKADTFLGYNRSICMVDLPKWW; this comes from the coding sequence ATGTTAGTTGCATTAACAGAAGATGGAAATAGAATTTATGCTGATGAAGCACAAAAAAAAGATCAATACGGAAATAGAAATAAATTTTATTGTCCAGATTGCGGATCTGAATTAACACTAAAACAAGGCACTAAAAACATATGGCATTTCAGCCATAAAGACGGAAACACAATTTGCATATTTAGAAAAGGCAAAAAGGGGGAATCAATCATTCACCAAACTATGAAAAAGAAAATCAAAGAAATTATTGAAAGAGATAATGAAGTAATAGTTTCAGAATTGGAATGGAAAATAGGTTCAAGGATTGCAGATTACTATTGTGAACTTAAAGTTCATTTTGGTAACATTCGTAAAGTAGCTATTGAATGTGTACACCAACACAATGATATTGACGAATTTCGTGCAAAAAGCAAATATTATTATGACAGGGATATTTACTGTTTGTGGATTTTTAATTTAACCCGTTTTTTAGATAAAGATAATTCCTTCAAAGAAGAAGTGAGAGTTAATGAAATTATTAAAGAAGCACATACATCATATTTTGGAAAAGTCTTTGCTTTAGATATAGCTAATGAAATCATATATGCCATCCATTTATCAAACATACTTCGTGAAACAGAATCGGTTACATTATATGATGAATGGGGTGACGAGTACGATGTGGGTGGAGAATCTTATTTTTTAAAAGGAACTAAATCTCCCTCTCCCGTTTTAGTCAATGAATTAAAATTGAATAAATTTACTAGAAAAAAAGCAGATACTTTTTTAGGATATAATCGTAGCATCTGCATGGTGGATTTACCTAAATGGTGGTGA